A genomic region of Parambassis ranga chromosome 7, fParRan2.1, whole genome shotgun sequence contains the following coding sequences:
- the zhx3b gene encoding zinc fingers and homeoboxes protein 3, with protein MASKRKSTTPCMIPCKFRPLDEVEPDFPVLLRQSRISGGESQSPHDPGESSKSETGDAVKDGGGTYTCKPCNFETHDLNLFLDHIYTGHPDFRSDPSFFCVSCGVSAPKFEGLALHNARVHPSTLNTTLQLKKRDRRMMVEQNLISRAETGKDSEISITKTPIMRMLKGKSEPKRIVVSHSVSDEPSLEPHSISASRETDRKEGTAVTVTHVPTIVHNGTTKVTLPSAIQIVNGSGALPMLKTPITQVVSVVQNRSLHHSAPVTASNVSSSSSSASSKNLPKVMIPLSSIPTYSASMDSSSFLKTSFSKFPYPTKAELCYLTVVTKFPEEQIKIWFTAQRLKQGISWSPEEIEEARRKMFNTIIQTAPTNSQNQTQSHQSPAQHTITVLPATGIPHILQGSLVSQGGVIVTQPVMANGIQVSSAPVALAVTPKPQAAARPMMQARPAAALVADKGVSMVVGTVGSSSTGSNIISSSHSSRSGGGGTSSVISSSQASVINLSLGSSNPSNAKVSSVNGKHSSGNAESSGKSNSNVTSHVSAKNTDISKANNTSSVQNDDKTATDNKAVVSNDEQSKDMNDSSSKNDTTSTDEIDRSADDSPPIKMEDASSPASKSPSPSSALPLSSTPINAFLDPNFYKGKKSQEQLNALKNSFLVNQFPDQKEVDRLIALTGLTVREVRKWFSDRRYHFRNLKSARSSSTGGQSKPGAAGGTGSDLNTPPSSSSSTTTTTTTPSTHPVDLSEGSSSSSSTSSAPLSPTTAQTPTSPTTLSRRFPRPPSPDFTAIRYKEREPHQVKALEASFVQNPDPSGEEVDRLRSETKMTRREIHGWFAERRKRVAAEKKKEEAERTFREDEDEGMETDGDRQRDDSSGELKVNPIKINLKMLKVTEASGKQESENLDGQTAAPQPTAASSTSLASSSTPTPKHSHSPKPTVIRGKKTAEQLHLLKQVYSRTQWPSATQYDELISATALPRPEVVRWFGDSRYVQKNSQLKWLESYQDMAVEEDLQEGGMEILQDHLQLHGRLDESQLQDLTDRTGLTADLVRYWFSKMSLPLPEQTSAAARTTEIRPGTPGRAAEPPPTGSSPLEPQPGGGTEEKMEQSVCGVTQEANTDKTMNATIGTD; from the exons ATGGCCAGCAAGAGGAAGTCCACCACCCCCTGTATGATCCCGTGCAAGTTCCGCCCTTTAGATGAAGTGGAACCAGACTTTCCTGTTCTTCTTCGTCAATCCAGGATTTCTGGAGGTGAATCTCAAAGCCCTCACGACCCTGGAGAGTCTTCCAAATCAGAGACAGGGGATGCTGTCAAGGACGGCGGTGGCACTTACACCTGTAAGCCTTGTAACTTTGAAACCCATGACCTTAACTTGTTCCTGGATCACATCTATACTGGGCACCCAGACTTCCGCTCAGACCCCAGCTTCTTTTGTGTGAGTTGTGGGGTTTCAGCACCCAAGTTTGAGGGTCTGGCGTTGCACAATGCCAGGGTTCACCCCAGCACACTGAACACTACTCTTCAGCTAAAGAAGAGGGACAGGAGGATGATGGTAGAGCAGAATCTGATATCTCGGGCAGAGACGGGGAAGGATAGTGAGATTTCCATCACCAAAACTCCAATCATGAGGATGCTGAAGGGCAAATCGGAGCCAAAGCGGATCGTGgtgtctcactctgtctctgacGAGCCTTCTTTAGAGCCACACTCCATCTCTGCATCTAGAGAGACTGACAGAAAAGAGGGCActgcagtgacagtaacacatGTTCCTACAATTGTCCACAATGGGACAACAAAGGTCACGCTGCCCTCAGCGATCCAGATAGTCAATGGCTCAGGAGCATTACCAATGCTGAAAACTCCAATCACACAG GTGGTTTCAGTCGTTCAAAACAGAAGCCTTCATCATTCTGCGCCAGTCACAGCCTctaatgtttcttcttcttcctcatctgctTCCTCAAAAAATCTCCCCAAA gTTATGATTCCTTTGAGCAGCATACCTACCTACAGTGCCTCCATGGACTCCTCTTCCTTTCTTAAGACTTCCTTCAGTAAGTTTCCGTACCCCACAAAGGCTGAGCTCTGCTACCTGACTGTGGTCACAAAGTTCCCCGAAGAGCAGATCAAGATCTGGTTCACAGCCCAGAGACTGAAGCAAGGCATCAGCTGGTCTCCTGAGGAGATCGAGGAGGCCAGGAGGAAGAtgttcaacaccatcatccagACAGCACCCACCAACTCTCAGAACCAGACCCAGAGTCATCAGAGCCCAGCTCAACACACTATCACAGTCCTGCCGGCCACAGGGATCCCTCACATTTTGCAGGGATCTCTTGTCAGTCAAGGAGGGGTAATTGTTACACAGCCTGTAATGGCAAATGGTATCCAGGTTAGCAGTGCCCCTGTAGCCCTGGCTGTAACACCTAAGCCGCAGGCAGCAGCCCGACCCATGATGCAGGCCCGGCCTGCTGCAGCCCTGGTGGCAGACAAGGGCGTCAGCATGGTGGTGGGGACGGTGGGCAGCAGCAGTACAGGGAGTAACATCATTAGCAGCAGTCATAGTAGTCGGAGTGGGGGAGGGGGCACAAGCAGTGTTATTAGTAGCAGTCAAGCTAGTGTCATCAACCTTAGTCTAGGAAGCAGTAATCCAAGTAACGCTAAGGTGAGTAGTGTCAATGGTAAACACAGCAGTGGTAATGCCGAGTCCAGTGGCAAAAGCAATAGTAATGTTACCAGCCATGTCAGTGCCAAAAACACTGATATCAGCAAAGCCAACAACACCAGCAGTGTGCAGAATGACGACAAAACCGCCACGGACAACAAAGCTGTTGTCAGCAATGATGAGCAGAGTAAAGACATGAATGATAGCAGCAGCAAAAATGACACAACTAGCACAGATGAGATTGACCGCTCTGCTGATGACTCCCCACCCATCAAAATGGAAGATGCTTCGTCCCCTGCCTCCAAATCCCCTTCCCCCTCTTCTGCACTGCCTCTGAGCAGCACACCCATTAATGCATTCCTCGACCCAAACTTTTACAAGGGCAAGAAGTCCCAGGAGCAGCTTAATGCCCTGAAGAACAGCTTCCTGGTGAACCAGTTCCCTGACCAGAAGGAGgtggaccgcctcattgctctGACAGGGCTCACAGTGCGAGAGGTTCGCAAGTGGTTCAGTGACCGGCGATACCACTTTCGCAACCTTAAAAGCGCACGGTCCAGCAGCACAGGTGGACAGAGTAAGCCTGGCGCTGCAGGTGGAACAGGGAGTGATTTAAACACGccaccaagcagcagcagcagcaccaccaccaccaccacaaccccCAGCACCCACCCCGTTGATCTGTCAGaaggtagcagcagcagcagcagcaccagctctGCTCCACTGAGCCCAACCACAGCACAGACTCCCACCTCTCCCACCACACTTTCTCGCCGATTCCCCAGACCACCTTCTCCAGATTTCACAGCCATTCGCTACAAGGAGAGAGAACCCCACCAG GTTAAGGCCCTCGAAGCCAGCTTTGTCCAGAACCCTGATCCATCTGGAGAGGAAGTAGACAGGCTGCGGTCGGAGACAAAGATGACCAGAAGGGAGATCCACGGTTGGTTTGctgaaaggaggaagagagtggctgctgagaaaaaaaaagaggaggcaGAGCGAACGTTtagagaggatgaagatgaggggatggagactgatggagacagacaaagagacgACAGTTCAGGAGAACTTAAAGTCAACCCTATTAAAATAAATCTAAAGATGCTGAAGGTGACTGAGGCCAGTGGCAAACAGGAAAGCGAAAACCTGGATGGCCAAACTGCTGCACCTCAGCCCACAGCAGCATCCTCCACAAGTCTCGCTTCATCCTCCACCCCAACACCCAAACATTCCCACTCCCCGAAACCCACGGTTATTCGAGGGaagaagacagcagagcagctacACCTGCTCAAACAAGTCTACTCCCGAACCCAGTGGCCCAGCGCCACTCAGTATGATGAGCTGATCTCGGCCACTGCGCTGCCCAGGCCTGAGGTGGTGCGCTGGTTTGGAGACTCCCGTTATGTGCAGAAGAACAGCCAGCTGAAGTGGCTGGAGTCATACCAGGACATggctgtggaggaggacctgCAAGAGGGGGGCATGGAAATCCTTCAGGATCACCTCCAGCTCCATGGCAGGCTGGATGAGTCACAG TTGCAGGATCTGACTGACAGAACTGGTTTGACAGCAGACTTGGTGCGATATTGGTTCTCCAAAATGTCTCTGCCACTGCCAGAACAAACGAGTGCTGCTGCTCGCACAACAGAAATAAGACCAGGCACTCCAGGCAGGGCAGCCGAGCCACCGCCGACAGGATCCTCCCCTCTGGAGCCACAGCCAGGAGGCGGGACAGAGGAGAAAATGGAGCAGTCGGTGTGCGGTGTTACACAGGAGGCCAACACTGACAAGACTATGAATGCTACTATAG GAACTGATTGA
- the rab5if gene encoding GEL complex subunit OPTI, with amino-acid sequence MTSSSKRKEESHLLNGGVKQSTWTKAFNSNAIWEEKDEFLDVIYWLRQIIAVILGVIWGVAPLKGFLGIAIFCIINAGVLYVYFSSFQQIDEEEYGGTWELTKEGFMTSFALFLVVWIIFYTALHFD; translated from the exons ATGACGAGCAGTTCAAAGCGGAAAGAAGAAAGTCATCTGCTGAATGGAGGTGTAAAACAGTCCACATGGACCAAAGCCTTCAACAGTAATGCTATCTGGGAAGAGAAG GATGAGTTTTTAGATGTGATTTACTGGCTCCGACAAATCATTGCAGTTATCCTTGGTGTGATATGGGGTGTTGCACCGTTGAAAGGGTTTCTGGGAATAGCCAT ATTCTGCATCATCAACGCTGGTGTCTTGTATGTGTACTTCAGCAGCTTTCAGCAGATCGACGAGGAAGAATATGGAGGCACGTGGGAACTCACCAAAGAAGGGTTCATGACATCTTTTGCCCTGTTTCTG GTGGTGTGGATAATCTTTTACACAGCTCTACACTTTGACTGA
- the dhx35 gene encoding probable ATP-dependent RNA helicase DHX35 encodes MAAPLSTMKFWKPGTEAPGISEERDLNSETTGPPIIFNPHTALSIEKQRQKLPVFKHRNNILYLVESFQTVIIVGETGCGKTTQIPQYLLEAGWAAEGKVIGVTQPRRVAAISVANRIAEERGALVGHEVGYTIRFDDCSDPHATRIKFLTDGMLVREMMADPLLKKYSVLMLDEAHERTLYTDIAIGLLKKIQKKRRDLRLIVASATLDAKKFHEFFNLNESGDPNKDTCGILTVEGRTFPVDIFYTVSPVPDYVKATVETVLKIHETEDDGDVLAFLTGQEEVEKVVSLLQEQARSLSRYGMKKHLRVLPMYSGLPYADQMKVFERAPSSVRKVVVATNIAETSITINGIVFVIDCAFVKLRAYNPRTAIESLVVTPISKASASQRAGRAGRNRPGKCFRLYTEEDFEKLPASTVPEMQRTNLAPVILQLKALGIDNVLRFSFLSPPPAQTMVQALELLYALGGLDHYGRLTDPMGVRMAEFPLSPMFAKMLLESGNFGCSKEIVTMAAMMQIQNIFVVPPNQKKAAAREHRKFAVAEGDHLTMLNVYEAFIKHQKSSQWCQEHFLNYKGLLRAMTVREQLRRLMNKFKVPRTSSEGDPDVILRCIVSGFFANAARIHHSGSYRTLRDDRELHIHPNSVLYGEKPPKWVVFNEVVQTSKYYMRDVTAVESSWLVELAPHFYKQAKHGSLASKRSRVL; translated from the exons ATGGCGGCTCCCCTCTCCACGATGAAATTTTGGAAGCCGG GCACTGAGGCTCCGGGGATCTCAGAGGAACGGGATCTTAACTCGGAGACCACTGGTCCCCCCATCATCTTCAACCCCCACACCGCCCTCTCCATAGAGAAACAGCGACAGAAACTTCCTGTTTTCAAG CACAGAAACAACATCCTATACTTGGTTGAAAGCTTCCAGACAGTAATAATAGTTGGTGAGACAGGATGTGGAAAGACTACACAGATACCTCAG TACCTGCTGGAGGCTGGCTGggcagcagaggggaaagtgaTTGGAGTGACGCAGCCTCGACGTGTGGCTGCTATCTCT GTAGCTAACCGTATTGCGGAGGAGCGAGGGGCCCTGGTGGGCCATGAAGTGGGCTACACCATCCGCTTTGATGACTGCTCTGATCCACACGCCACAAGGATCAAG TTTCTAACAGATGGCATGCTGGTGCGAGAGATGATGGCTGATCCTCTTTTGAAGAAGTACAG CGTGTTAATGTTAGATGAAGCACATGAGAGAACACTGTACACAGACATAGCCATTGGGCTGCTTAAAAAG ATTCAGAAGAAGCGGCGAGACCTGAGGCTGATTGTGGCCTCTGCCACTCTGGATGCCAAG AAATTCCACGAGTTCTTCAACCTGAACGAGTCTGGGGATCCAAACAAGGATACGTGTGGAATTCTGACAGTAGAGGGACGCACCTTTCCAGTGGACATCTTCTACACTGTCAG TCCCGTCCCAGATTACGTGAAGGCCACGGTGGAGACGGTACTGAAGATCCATGAGACGGAGGATGATGGCGATGTCCTGGCTTTTCTCACTGGGCAG GAGGAGGTCGAGAAGGTGGTGTCTCTTCTGCAGGAACAGGCCAGGTCTCTGTCACGATATGGCATGAAGAAACATCTGAGAGTTTTGCCCATGTATTCTGGTCTTCCTTATGCTGATCAGATGAAGGTCTTTGAGCGGGCACCTTCTTCTGTTCGCAAG GTTGTGGTGGCCACTAACATAGCTGAGACCTCCATCACTATAAATGGAATTGTATTCGTTATCGACTGTGCGTTTGTCAAGCTGCGAGCCTATAATCCACGCACTGCCATCGAATCACTGGTGGTCACTCCCATCTCCAAGGCCTCAGCCAGCCAAAGAGCCGGGAGAGCTGGAAGAAACCGACCGGGGAAGTGCTTCAGACTTTacacag AGGAGGACTTTGAGAAACTGCCTGCTTCCACTGTGCCAGAGATGCAGCGCACAAATCTGGCCCCTGTCATCCTGCAGCTCAAAGCATTAGGGATCGACAACGTGCTGCGGTTCAGCTTCCTTTCT CCGCCCCCAGCTCAGACTATGGTTCAGGCTTTGGAACTCCTCTATGCTCTGGGAG GTCTCGACCATTATGGCCGTTTGACTGATCCCATGGGTGTACGGAtggctgagtttcccctcagcccCATGTTTGCTAAGATGCTGCTAGAGTCAGGAAACTTTGGCTGCTCTAAAGAGATTGTTACAATGGCAGCAATGATGCAGATTCAGAATATATTTGTGGTGCCGCCCAATCAGAAGAAAGCTGCT GCCCGTGAGCACAGGAAATTTGCAGTTGCTGAGGGAGACCACCTGACCATGCTGAATGTGTATGAAGCATTCATTAAG CACCAGAAGAGCTCTCAGTGGTGTCAGGAACATTTTCTTAATTACAAGGGTCTGCTACGGGCCATGACTGTACGGGAGCAGCTCAGACGTCTCATGAACAAGTTCAAAGTGCCACGGACTTCCAGCGAAG GTGACCCAGATGTGATTTTGAGGTGCATTGTGTCTGGATTTTTTGCTAACGCCGCCCGCATTCACCATTCTGGTTCCTACCG GACTTTACGAGATGATCGCGAGCTTCACATCCACCCTAACTCTGTGCTGTATGGAGAGAAGCCTCCAAAATG GGTTGTCTTCAATGAAGTGGTGCAAACGTCTAAATACTACATGCGTGACGTGACTGCTGTTGAGTCTTCCTGGCTGGTTGAGTTGGCTCCTCACTTTTACAAGCAAGCCAAG CATGGTTCACTGGCCAGCAAGAGATCCAGAGTCCTTTAA